The following are from one region of the Andrena cerasifolii isolate SP2316 chromosome 1, iyAndCera1_principal, whole genome shotgun sequence genome:
- the LOC143376282 gene encoding uncharacterized protein LOC143376282, whose protein sequence is MLLPILLLPLVAAVPLRSSLRDYTLDIENGTLKDVQFKSSAVTDLDLSSMSIRSIEKDALDNVQSLRSLNLANNSLASLPEFMFSNLTNLEYLDLAENKLSNLNNLFVRLENLRLLNISNNPVMHLRRGHLFGLTKSTRILTGGNVFWSISTGTFANSFLKEDELKQLEKMKAEADLEEKYQEIEMAMHGAKEDPTLKLEHVQSSKVPIKNLTLKLCISAGSLLSIEPLEEGTQVAEGSSCKEWPILENGKKVSLHNLGIASFVEGWYQLQFLPIASLDLSHNELAEISKEVLNELPEDLVYVNLMENRIRGIWSHVIENRHLRLLNLKNNLIRNIEEGALRNTNLTGLFLNGNQLESLDFVSSLPKTLTELVLSNNHVTSIPDRAFSGLSGLLYLNLANNKIQLLQDNVFRGLGSLQTLVVTGNSLTEIGRQAFSDMKQLTTLYLYRNSLAQLQRGVFSELVSLKDLNLAWNKFQKISSDLPACIPRTLDFLHLDFNEIDTLEVDSFVGAPRFALSLTGNKISSVPGGTFDLPTLRDLHLNNNTLTTIDGDSFEGLPKLKRLWLANNRIGGIPKGSCKHLASLSILDISNNPFQRLENGALYGLSSARGNFLYIYNNQLRELQGGVFDDSSAHP, encoded by the coding sequence ATGTTACTCCCCATTCTTCTTCTGCCCTTGGTGGCAGCCGTGCCATTACGATCGTCTCTACGAGACTACACCCTGGACATCGAGAATGGAACCCTGAAGGACGTTCAATTCAAATCCTCCGCAGTCACCGATCTCGATCTATCGAGTATGAGTATTCGCAGCATCGAAAAGGACGCTCTAGACAACGTGCAGAGCCTGAGATCCTTAAACCTAGCCAACAACTCCCTAGCATCCCTTCCAGAGTTCATGTTCTCGAACCTGACGAATCTGGAGTACTTGGACCTAGCCGAGAACAAGCTGAGCAACCTGAACAACCTGTTCGTCCGACTAGAGAATCTTCGACTGCTGAACATTTCCAACAACCCCGTGATGCACCTTCGCAGGGGCCATCTATTTGGCTTGACGAAGTCGACCAGGATCTTGACAGGAGGGAACGTCTTCTGGAGCATAAGCACAGGGACATTTGCGAACTCGTTTCTAAAGGAGGACGAGCTGAAGCAGCTGGAGAAGATGAAGGCTGAGGCAGACCTCGAGGAAAAGTATCAGGAGATAGAGATGGCAATGCACGGGGCCAAGGAAGACCCAACCTTGAAGCTCGAGCACGTACAGTCGAGCAAAGTACCGATTAAGAACCTGACACTGAAGCTATGTATATCTGCTGGGTCTCTGCTTTCGATAGAGCCCCTGGAAGAAGGCACCCAGGTCGCGGAAGGCAGCTCGTGCAAGGAATGGCCGATACTTGAGAACGGAAAGAAAGTGAGCCTTCATAATCTGGGCATTGCAAGCTTCGTGGAAGGCTGGTACCAGCTGCAGTTCCTGCCGATTGCTTCCCTGGATCTGTCGCACAACGAGTTGGCTGAGATCAGCAAGGAGGTGCTCAACGAACTGCCCGAGGATCTGGTGTACGTGAACCTCATGGAGAACCGGATCAGGGGGATCTGGAGCCACGTGATCGAAAACAGGCACTTGAGGTTATTGAATCTGAAGAACAATCTCATCAGGAACATAGAGGAAGGTGCTCTGCGGAACACGAACCTGACCGGTCTGTTCCTGAATGGCAACCAGCTGGAGTCCCTGGACTTCGTCTCCAGCCTGCCTAAAACCCTGACGGAACTGGTGTTGTCCAACAATCATGTCACTTCCATCCCCGATAGAGCCTTCTCTGGTCTGTCGGGTCTGCTCTACCTGAACCTGGCCAACAACAAGATCCAGCTGCTTCAGGATAACGTGTTCAGGGGTTTGGGGTCTCTTCAGACGCTCGTCGTGACAGGGAACAGCTTAACGGAGATCGGTCGCCAAGCGTTCAGTGACATGAAGCAGCTGACCACGCTCTATCTTTATCGGAACTCTCTGGCCCAGCTGCAGAGGGGCGTTTTCTCCGAGCTGGTCAGCCTGAAGGATCTGAACTTGGCGTGGAACAAGTTCCAGAAGATCAGCAGCGACTTGCCCGCCTGTATTCCGCGGACGCTCGACTTCCTGCACCTAGACTTCAACGAGATAGACACCCTCGAGGTGGATAGCTTCGTCGGTGCTCCTCGATTCGCTCTGTCCCTGACCGGGAACAAGATTTCCAGCGTACCGGGAGGCACGTTCGATCTGCCCACTCTTCGGGACCTTCACTTGAACAACAATACCTTGACGACCATCGACGGCGACAGCTTCGAAGGATTGCCGAAACTGAAGCGGCTCTGGCTGGCTAATAATCGGATCGGGGGGATACCCAAAGGCTCCTGCAAGCACCTGGCTAGCTTGAGCATACTGGATATCTCGAATAATCCGTTCCAGAGATTGGAGAACGGCGCCCTTTACGGCCTCAGCTCCGCCAGAGGCAATTTCCTGTACATCTACAACAATCAGCTCAGAGAACTCCAGGGCGGAGTGTTCGACGATTCATCGGCGCATCCTTAG